Proteins co-encoded in one Oncorhynchus masou masou isolate Uvic2021 chromosome 22, UVic_Omas_1.1, whole genome shotgun sequence genomic window:
- the LOC135508706 gene encoding alpha-2,8-sialyltransferase 8B-like — protein MQFELRTLMFGIVTVLVLFLIIADIAEVEKEIANLGGSRQLYLHSLIPKPNRNVAVKANPKPLVSEGEDKSPASPSYSNNTTKLSTDNWMFNRTLSNLIRKNILRFFDPERDISILKGTLKPGDVIHYIFDRQSTTNISENLYQLLPTASPMKNQHHRHCAIIGNSGILLNSSCGPEIDSYDFVIRCNLAPVEEYAGDVGRRTNLVTMNPSVVQRAFQDLASEEWRERFLQRLRSLSGSVLWIPAFMAKGGEERVEWAIRLILLHTVDVHTAFPSLRLLHAVRGYWLTNNVQIKRPTTGLLMYTMATRFCEEIHLYGFWPFPQDSQGKPVKYHYYDTLTYEYTSHASPHTMPLEFRTLSSLHRQGALRLHTGSCDVGT, from the exons ATGCAGTTCGAATTACGAACATTGATGTTTGGAATTGTAACCGTGCTGGTATTATTTCTGATCATTGCTGATATTGCTGAAGTCGAGAAAGAAATTGC GAATCTTGGAGGTTCCAGACAATTGTACTTGCACAGCCTCATTCCAAAGCCAAACAG AAATGTAGCAGTGAAGGCCAATCCTAAACCTTTAGTCAGTGAAGGGGAGGACAAGAGCCCTGCTTCTCCTTCATACTCGAATAATACCACCAAGCTCTCTACAGATAACTGGATGTTCAACAGGACCCTCTCCAATCTCATCAG GAAGAACATCCTGAGGTTTTTCGACCCAGAGAGGGACATCTCTATTCTGAAGGGAACATTGAAACCTGGAGATGTCATCCACTACATCTTTGATCGTCAGAGCACTACCAATATCTCAGAAAACCTATACCAGTTGCTGCCCACCGCATCCCCCATGAAGAACCAGCACCACAGGCACTGTGCCATCATAGGGAACTCTGGGATCCTACTCAACAGCAGCTGTGGGCCAGAGATAGACTCCTATGACTTTGTTATCAG ATGTAACCTGGCGCCAGTGGAGGAGTATGCTGGGGATGTGGGCCGGCGCACCAACCTTGTGACCATGAACCCATCTGTGGTGCAGCGGGCCTTCCAGGACCTGGCCAGTGAGGAGTGGAGGGAGCGCTTCCTGCAGCGGCTCCGGAGCCTCAGCGGCAGCGTACTGTGGATCCCAGCCTTCATGgccaagggaggagaggagagggtagagtggGCCATCCGTCTCATCCTGCTGCACACGGTTGATGTGCACACCGCCTTCCCCTCACTGCGCCTTCTCCATGCTGTCAGAGG GTATTGGCTGACCAACAACGTCCAGATAAAGAGACCCACCACTGGTCTACTGATGTACACCATGGCCACTCGCTTCTGTGAGGAGATCCACCTGTACGGTTTCTGGCCTTTCCCTCAGGATTCACAGGGGAAACCAGTGAAGTACCATTACTATGACACTCTGACCTACGAGTACACGTCCCATGCCAGTCCACACACTATGCCACTGGAGTTCAGGACCCTGAGTTCACTCCACAGACAGGGGGCGCTGCGTCTCCACACTGGCTCTTGTGATGTAGGAACATAA